Sequence from the Zeugodacus cucurbitae isolate PBARC_wt_2022May chromosome 2, idZeuCucr1.2, whole genome shotgun sequence genome:
GGCATTTTGGCGTCGTTGGAATTTTCAGAATTACACCCAAATAGAATCAAGGCTATTAAGTATGATGGCGCCAAAGTGATTGTGACCTCAAAGGAGTAGCCTGTGTTCAAGCTCAATAATTATGGTGTAGTGTCTCTACTGTAATGGAAGGTTGGCGCCAATGAGGCTCCCAAGGGCTGTGTGACTGTGAAATTGTAACTTCCTTTttgttaacatacatacatacgtacgcatgagtgtatgtgagtgtgtacgAATTTGTCTTTGTGTAGGTTAGGATAATAGGAAGAGGAAGAGTATGATAgatgtttaatttaaaatgtccTTCATTGTTGTTAGTTGGTTTATTAGCttctaccaaattttatttcaataaatggtaaaacatatttttaataatacacgcatacatatattttgagtgTATCAACTGTTTTATACTTGTAATCAGCTCTGATAACATGTCAAACTGATAAGAAAATGCTTGTTATTGATATAACAACATTATTACCATTCTCAAGTACCGACGCATTGCATTATGTAAGTTGACCTACACCTACCTtcagataaaattaatttcaattctattaattcaaaataaatgctttctttatagttattttaaaaattaaaaattttattttccattaatttaatatgtcaatttaaattaacaacaacatcagAATCTATTAAATAATCCTCCAGAAAATGCGAATTTTATTTGGTTTGTCAATATTTGAATGGTAAAAATCTGGCAACTTTGTTAATTGTCAAAAGTTTCCAGTTGGCTTCCAATCAGAAACGTCATTGGCAAATGTCAAAAAGCCGATGACGTTCATTCTGCGCTTATTCATATTTTCCTCCAATTATCACTGATATTCACATTTGATTCAGATTTTTTGGTGGTAGTGTCTAGTCGAGTTTGTGCAGATTCGTGGACGGAGCGAACAGATAAATTGAATGTAATTAACTAATtgtatattaaagaaaaaattgaaaatttaagtccttataaattattgttatatCGCAATAGACTGTGCGCTTGAGATTTGGTTGATCAGGCGGTTATTGTAATAGTAGTGTATGGAATTGAAGTTTGTGCAAGGGGCGTAGTGAAAATTGTTGCTTCTCAGTGAGAAATATCGGGGCGGAATACCTGCCTACGGATAATAAACGCCAGCAAGTCCCAGCGCATACACTTACAAGTGGCTGTGGCACAAGTGGAAAGAAAATTGTGAcggaatttttccaaaaataaatttgtatacgtgtgtgtgtgtgattcaTAGCCAAAGTCTTGTAGGACACATTTGTGATATTCTGTTAAAATAAAAAGCGAAAGTTgataaaccaaaacaaaaatcacatccaagcaatattaaattagtgtgtttatttttttcttataaattattacAGCCCTTTCTGTGAAGTGAAGTCTTGCCGTGTGAAGTTGCCGCTACATAAACGTTCTTCATTCATTGTTGTGTAAAATTGTAACAAAATGTTTAGTTTTTTGAAGCGCGAGAAAAATAATCAAGAAGTGGTGGAGAATGTGGTTGGCGAGCTAAAGAAAATCTACCGCAGCAAGCTATTGCCTTTGGAGGAGCATTATCAGTTCCATGATTTTCATTCACCCAAACTTGAAGACCCTGACTTTGATGCCAAGCCAATGATATTGTTGGTGGGTCAATACTCCACTGGTAAAACGACATTTATCCGCTATCTATTGGAGCGCGACTTCCCCGGCATTCGCATCGGACCTGAGCCCACCACCGATCGTTTCATTGCAGTGATGCATGATGAGAAAGAAGGTGTCATACCCGGTAATGCACTTGTTGTCGATCCGAAAAAGCAATTCCGTCCACTGAGCAAATACGGCAATGCCTTTTTAAATCGTTTCCAGTGCTCTTCACTCAACTCGCCCGTCTTGCAAGCGATTTCCATTGTTGATACACCTGGTATTTTGTCAGGCGAAAAACAACGTATCGATCGTGGTTACGATTTCACCGGCGTCTTAGAATGGTTTGCAGAACGTGTGGATCGTATTATATTGCTCTTCGACGCACATAAACTCGATATTTCAGATGAGTTCAGACGTTCCATTGAAGCGCTTAAGGGACATGATGACAAAATCCGCATTATTCTCAACAAGGCTGACATGATTGACCACCAACAACTAATGCGTGTATACGGTGCGCTTATGTGGTCACTGGGCAAAGTGTTGCAAACACCCGAAGTAGCGCGTGTCTATATCGGTTCGTTCTGGGATCAACCACTACGTTTCGATGCCAATCGTCGCCTTTTCGAAGACGAAGAACAAGATCTGTTCCGCGATTTGCAATCACTGCCACGTAATGCAGCGCTGCGCAAACTTAACGATTTGATTAAGCGTGCGCGTCTGGCGAAGGTACATGCTTTCATTATTTCTGAATTACGCAAAGATATGCCATCAGTGTTCGGTAAAGATAGTAAAAAGAAGGATCTAATTAAAAATCTGGGTCAAATCTATGATCGCATACAACGTGAACACTCCATTTCGCCTGGTGATTTCCCAGACATCAAGAAAATGCAGGAGGTGCTGCAGCATCAAGACTTTAGCAAATTCCACTCACTAAAACCACATCTACTGGATGTTGTAGATAATATGTTAGCCAAGGATATAGCGCGACTAATGGAAATGATACCGCAAGAAGAGATGACGCTCGTTTCAGAACCAGTGGTCAAGGGTAAGTTGTAATTAGTAGCATGTCACTTAATCATTTATGTCGTAGTGCTAGTGTTTCATGCGATAATACGAAATTTGTATGTAGTGTCATTGCTTGTTGGTGTGGGCGCATGCATGTCTTTGCTTGTGCTAATGAAATTTAACTCCAACTTTGTGTCTAATTCATTTTACATAATCATATTCTTATAttcatattcgttttgtttgaaTACCCAATTTAATATCTTAAAtttcttatgtattttttatatgctgATGTATGCGATTCGCCTTACTTGTAACTAATCAGAACTGAAAGGTAAATGACACTACAAAAGTTAATATTtcgaacaaataattttattgtatcaCAGTCACAGATGTAGGACTTTTTATATAAagtagttatttttttatattatttatgatacTCGTATCAAAGTATTACAAATAGTATTTCTTAGTAGTTCTTATAAAGCTCTTAGAAATAACCAGTGAAGTTTGTAATTACAAACGAGCAATCAAATCATATTAAATTCTTTGAAATTTagaatgtaatatattttattccataAATGTAGGTATATTTTTGTACTAGTTATGGGCACGTGATAACCCTCATTTACTATTACTCAAATACCGTTGAAACCTCAATTTCTTCACAATGCTTTCGCAATACCCAAGAAAACACGTCTAAAACAGTTGACCCAGTTAggagaagaaataaaattaaaaaaaaaaactagaagaCAAAGTatttaacagcaaaaacaacaacagaggaAGTCATTGTTGGTTACTCATCGTGATTTACCATGTCGGCAAAACAAGTTTGTGCCGGCAAAGCAAAGAATTGCCATAGATAAAATTGAAAAGTAGCAAAATAGGCGGTAGCCAAGCACGACACACATGCGCACACAAGCtgacaaaaacagcaaaagcaaaattaaatgtagTTGAGTAAAAAATTCACTTGAGCTTTTGAAGTAGCTGCAAAACTCCAACGAATCATGACTTAAGAAGTgcaaataaagtaatttttttaaggaaaactGAATAACATTAAAAGTCATATGATGGGCTGACTCTCACCGCTTTTACCATGGCCCACTGCGCTGtgtgaaaaatacatatttattcatgtatacacacacatacacagttaCTTATGTGCATTTGTAGTTGTTAGCTGTGCAAATGTTTAATGATTTGGCACCCATTAAATGAACTATTCGCGCTACATACCCGGTAACACTGTTCGTATGTTTCAGTGAAAATTGTTACGATATTACCCTTTTCGTAATTTGAAAAGAGTATTTAGTTGGTGTTCGTGCAAATGGAAAATCTAacctccaaaaaaatattttttttttaacaatttttttttgttgaaattttaaactttttaaaaagtGTTGCTAAACCAGAAgcctgtatacatatatatgaaacaatttaattgctttgtattttattatttatacttaaatttctctatttttaaattttaatttctcgcCTGCGTTTTATGGCGCCAAACTCCCCTACTCATATAAGCTAAATggcgctgctactgctgctaattaataaacaaatatgcatAGAGCAGGCTATAAGTATTtagtatgcacatacatacatatgtacatttgtatataaaaaaatgcctTGCTAGTATAGTGAATGCGCGTATTTCAAGTTATTATGCAATACACTGTACTAACTTAAGCTCTCATCGTTTCGCACACCAGCTGATAAGCATACTCCTCTGACTTAttctaataataaaaactaagtgGAAGTAATAAATTAAGTTAACATGCTTTCCCggctatattttaaaaattcctgCATTCATTTTTGTAGAGAAAacgattttttaacaatttttgtaattttttttttttataaatttaaagagaTCACTAACCTGTGTGGTTACTATGAActctttatataacttttttggttattttttagtattttgcattttttcagtatttaaacgaaaatatcAGAATTTTTGAGTCGGTTTCTTAAACTACTGTCGTcttaaaaatttcgtttttcaccataagcaaaatattttactgATAAGCACATTTTATCACTGATAAGCTTATAATGCCTGCATATTTTATGCGGTTACTAAGTAAAGTCTGAATTCTATAGAAAGCTTGCGCTGGAACTGCAAGCAGGCCGACGCAATGTGACGCAGTTAATCGCAGTGTAATTATAGTTACATGAgtacataaataagtatttgtgcatatgtacatatgtatttatgtaaatatatttgaaatgagTATATACGCTTCACATTAAACTGAAAACAGTCGAAACAGTACTTTTAGCCCAGTTGCATTTATCTGCTCAACACATCCGCTAACCAAATTAATTACCGTCATTTTAACGCTAAGgggtttttgttcttgttttcactttgaaaaaaaaaaaaaataaacctgTTGACCAATTCATATACGCAATTCACATGAGAGTGTGAGTATTGCACGGTTCAGCGTTGACTCATGCCATtcgttttttatgtaaaaaaaaatttttatatataaaaacaactacaaaatttACACTTGAAAACGTTTGTAAATTGCTGTTTGCCGTATATTCGTATAGTAAGTtcccctacatacatatgtatgtattatatgtacatacattcaacTGAGATTACTGAATGTGAAATTAACtatgtacataaatttgtaGGGgaagtttatatgtatatcggtaTATCAACTCGATGCAGAtgttgtgtgtattttttgAGCCGCTTTTGTTTGTCGTATGAAAGTACGttaactaattttaaatatttgttgcattAGTCGTTCCTCGAACCGGAACAACACTCAAACGCATTCAGTTAGGTTGTGTCATTTCCAGCTAATATCCAGCAAAGCCTTTCCAATGTAGACAGTCAGTGTTGGTTTTTGCTTCAACGGAAATTGGAGGGTACAAATAACAGTAAAGCATGCATTTTTGaagttaaaatgttttattataattgaaaatagattatattttataattagtacatacatactataaatCTCGCGAGAacgcttttgcattttttttttaattatcgttaaataatatatttttttattccaaatatattattttttaaatagaaaaattaaaaaaaaaaatttgctcgTTTTAAGCCAGGTCATtccctatatattatattatttatccaaaccattaaaaaaaatcaatgtcATGTCTTATAGCCCACGCTCTCCTACTATGCAGCTAATGtcaatatgtattatttataaatattttttgttaccaCCAGTAACGTCACAAATCCAGTTACAATAACAGCAAACTTGTTTGCGTGCACCTTACAACTGCCACGTAAAGTTCAAGGTCTCCAACAAAGGCTAATCCATTATTTAGTGAATTCAATCGCACAGCTGCTAGCTTTCTTAATCAcctttgttgtgtattttttatagatttttgttgtaaattactTTAATTACTATTATAGATTTCAAGCTAAAGTTAAGGGCATATATCgttgtaatgaaaaaataaataactaaaatatcataaaaaattaaaaaaataatattttttttaatgaaataccgttataattttttaatattttttaatactttttttatgtttttaattttcattttcttatacttttgaattttttgattttttcaaattatttaattttttgttattgtttaattttttatgtttttatcatattaaatataatatatttttgttaattttttatatactttttttcgtattttttcgtatatttttattttttaaattctcattttttatttcgtttatttaatttttttacatttttatattttatttctttactttaattttttttttaaatttgatattttatttctttattttttatttctttttattattttttgtatttattttttatttttttttatttttttttattctttcaactttatttttattttatttattttttttttaactttttgcttTATCATAATTGTATCCAACTGCTCCATTTTGTGCTCATTGCGTAGCTGATAACCGTATCTGCTCGTATTCTAATGCGTTTGTTTTATTGTCGATTAATAAGCCAGAACGTGTGTGTGCGCTCATAttagtgaaacaacaacaattattgtattttatgagTCTAAAGCTCATTTTATATGAACTAGTATGTTTGGTATATTCCTTAGCTTAAGTCTAGTAATGCACTTGTCTGTGTTGATAGAGTTTTCTAAAGATTATGAATTATTTAGAAAAGCTTCGGGACTGCACACATACAATTATACACA
This genomic interval carries:
- the LOC105215463 gene encoding EH domain-containing protein 3, whose translation is MFSFLKREKNNQEVVENVVGELKKIYRSKLLPLEEHYQFHDFHSPKLEDPDFDAKPMILLVGQYSTGKTTFIRYLLERDFPGIRIGPEPTTDRFIAVMHDEKEGVIPGNALVVDPKKQFRPLSKYGNAFLNRFQCSSLNSPVLQAISIVDTPGILSGEKQRIDRGYDFTGVLEWFAERVDRIILLFDAHKLDISDEFRRSIEALKGHDDKIRIILNKADMIDHQQLMRVYGALMWSLGKVLQTPEVARVYIGSFWDQPLRFDANRRLFEDEEQDLFRDLQSLPRNAALRKLNDLIKRARLAKVHAFIISELRKDMPSVFGKDSKKKDLIKNLGQIYDRIQREHSISPGDFPDIKKMQEVLQHQDFSKFHSLKPHLLDVVDNMLAKDIARLMEMIPQEEMTLVSEPVVKGGAFAGVIDDHVSPFGYMKGEGIDAGFGEHDWICDRDKPRTDAIFNALGPVDGRISGATAKQELIKSKLPNSVLSKIWKLSDVDGDGFLDSDEFALALHLINVKLEGNELPNVLPEHLVPPAKRC